TCTAAGGGTTTTCCAACGGTTTCCAAGTCGGGCTCCTGGGTTGAGCACATGCAATGTCCTCCGACATTTTCTGAGAGACCATACATTTCGAGTATGTAAATGTCCAATGAAAGGAAGAACTTTTTAGTTTCCACGGAAATTGGAGCTGCGCCACACATAACATACTTGCAACGATCCAAGCCCAGAGCtcgtttgattttattaaggaCCAGAGCCTTGGCCATGCGATATTGAATTCCTTGGTAGTCATTCCTAGGATACGGTTGAGGTGAGAATTtcaattaaagtttttttttctactttccCAAGGATCTCAGGAATTGGCTTGATGCGCGcataaatgcaatttttagcaTGATAACGTCCTGGATGAATTTATATTGGATACTCACCCCTTCATTACTCCTTGCCAGTAGTCCCAGGTAGAAGATCTCGCCCAACTTAGCAGAGATTTTTTTATGAATCCTGTTTGTGCTTCGATTGACGAcattttttcctgaattttttcaaagaCCCGCGGCACCCCGCCAAATATAGTCGGTCGTATATCCAAAAGAGTCTTTCCTAGGGATCCTTTCAAAGCATTCCTATCGGCAAAATAGACGGTGTTTCCCAAAGCCAGACTGAAGTATATATCAGCATTCATGGCAGCCACATGACTCAGTGGCAAATACGAGACAATTGTCTCTTCGCCGGGAGTTAATCCCGCCATACCCTTCATTGTGATATGGGCGTCCCACACGATGTTATCGTGTGATAACATAACACCCTTTGGCATGCCTGTTGTTCCGGACTGAGATGATTGGATGGTAAAAAGAATTTGGTTAAGGAGATAAAGGTTGACTGCGGGGATTAAAAGTGCGATTTATAGAGGTAGAGGAAGGCGGATGGCTTGAGGCTTTTTCTAATGGAATCCTCTTGATTGAAATCCTTAACATGGATTAAATTATTCAGCCCCCCCCCTCCTCTTCTCAAAAGTTGGTATAATGGCATGAACTTACGGTGTATATGATGGAGCAGCACTCATTGACAGCGATATCATTCATTCGCCTCTGAAGCTCCGTCTCCTGATCCTGTACCTTCATCTCTTTGATTGCCGACCACTATAAGGACAAAAATGCATAAAAACAGCCTCCAATCATTCAATCCACAGGACCTATCACCCTCGTCCCGAACCTACCCTATAGTACCCATTCTGCTCCAGTAAGTCCTCGTCGAATGGTCCATTAAGTTGTATAGCAGCCTTCAGTAATGGCAATTTATGCTTGATTTCTCGAATCTTTGCCATTTGTTTTGCATTATCCACAACAACGATATTAGCCTCCGAATTTTCGAGTACATGATGGACAGCATCCGATGAATTCGTTGTATAAATTCCAACCGAGATTCCATTTGCATGAATCGCTCCCATGCTAGCATAGAACCATTCCGGACAATTGAATGCGAGAATTCCAACTGAGTGACGTGGCTGCAAACCGAGTTTTATGAAGACTTTGGCAACATGCAAGGATATGTCCTGATATTCCCTGGATACAAATAGAAGGGATTCAAAACGATTATGTATGATGACgtaaaaatgagaatatcctGCATACCAGATTTCATACTCACTCATATGATACATAGTTCCATAATCCTTCTGAATCCTGACTGGCTAGAGCTGCACGATTCCTGTATTTGATTACGGAGTTTTGAAAGATGCCAGGGATGGATATTGGCGGTTCGGCGGCGGGTCCTTCGGTTCCTATGCGGAGTTTCACCGGTTCTAGGagactcgtagttttgtagaCATTGGAGTCCTTAATCCGTACAGGAATTTCAATTGTACTTGCTTCcattttatgtaaatattattAAACGATGACGAGTACCACTGAAAAAACGTTGAGAATGTCCttcgttaaatatggagtgAATGCCTTACTTTCCCTGGAGGGATATTGCTTCCTAGAAATTCCGTGACATATCTACTGTACGAAAAAATCACGATTTGGGACCAAGTAACAGGAAGGGATATGAAGTATGTAAATTTTTATTGACAAATTAGTCCTGAGGATTAACACTGTGTCGACTCGGTATGCCAGCTTGATTGGAAACGGGAAAGGGAGAAAGAAGTACTGGGAATGATGCTTGTTTCTTAACACCTCTGGTTCACTGTCATCCATAAACAAGGGAACAATTGCCAGATATTTTCCCATAAAGACAACTTGGGAGGACCCTTTGATCATgcataagctgatgaattgctgGTGCACTTGTTTTATAAGGACCAGAAAACACTGAGGACATTTTACTGAAGTGGAAACGTTCGATCAATTTTTTGTTAGAGACTGTGGCCTCAGAAATTGGATCCAAGTGTATGCgagcaaatattttaacttaTTCTACAGCACAGGAGGGTGATCAGGACAAAAACCTAGAGCACGTGTCCtcacgaggaagagtctgcaagCTTTTCTgtatccggacctgagttccagctacctagtcgtggtcaaactagagcaggcgggggcaaagGACGTATATATTCTcttggcttacatggctcacgactaATCAGCTCCGCCTGAAGGACTACATCATTTGACGACCACAATAGCAACAAAGGAGGCCAACCTATTGGAAGGCTGCGAAGCCAATGCAaaacatacgctttggggcggCTCGGAATTCAACGAGAGAGGgagccattctttgattttattattacttcaaacctattgaTGTGTGACAGTGGCAGTACACCCTCCATTTcctcagctcggagaactgtgaacTGTGGTTGGGGCgaggtccttgatattaccCTGATAGCAGACAATGGAATTCTtggggtggagaactggagagtgtctgaccagagatccttcttagATCACAGTTGGCTACTTTTTAGTCGGGATCTCGCCGcataggtctccaaacccttcagagaccccaggagcatcaactggagaaagtttggtcaagtaattaagaacaaactctccagtgCGCAAATTGACAAGATTAGCACAaaagacgaactggagtcaaagatcGGGGCTCTGGGAaaagcatttgataccgcctttaaagtctcgtgccctattAGGTACATCAGCGGTGGAATGAAGACCTGCCcaacctcaggaagctgaccagggaaatcttcaacatctgctacaggtataaatattggcagccgtacaaggactgcctgaagaagtacaagtccgTCATCAAGACTGCTAAGAGGCGGCCTTGAttgaactattgtcagaacatcgaaagcagcagcaaatccgcgaggctcaccaagattctgtccaaggaacataaaagtccatcctttcttaaaaagttggaaggctAAGGATAAGATTGGCTCGGCtccaaacagcttctccgcgtataaatctccgggcctaGATGGCATAATTCCAGTCATGttgcagaagcagcaggaaagggttgtgccgtagcttgttgagatttaccggagccgTATCTCATTAGGgaacgtaccacagtcctggagatacGCACGAGTGATTTTCATATCGAAAAAGAGCAGGTGCGGGCATGAGTCCCGAAAGAAGTTTCGATCAATCAGCCTCATCTTCATTGTACTGGAGACCCTAGAGCgggtcctggacatccacttaaaaaCGATtctggagagaacgcctttctctaagtcctagCATGCCTACCTCTACGGAAAATCCATAGAagccgctctccacgaggtaattggcacggttgagcggccactgcagtacaagcagtataccccagCTGCCTTTTTGAATATAGAATGagttttcaacaacgttagtactaacgccatcaaggaagtcttgaccagtattggattgcagGGGACGAAttttggacagcagcgggttAAAGGCGATGGCGTATGCCgacaacttggtgatattactgtcagggatgtttccgtccattatgagcgccattatggaaggagcgttgccaaAATTTTCGACTGTGGGCCGTAAAATGCGggctcagcataaacccaaccaaaacggaactgatgctgttcaccaccaagacaagagtACCTGAATTCGCCTACCATGGCTAAATGACCAAAGATTGGATCTTTTCTCCAATGTAAATTATCTGAGCGTAATTCTGGATCCAATACTAAATTGTAGATTGAacgtagaactgagggttaagaaggccagTATAACCTTCCATGCCAGCAAGAGAATCTTGGCAAAGAAACGGATTGTCTGattgaggatggttctctggatgtacattgCGGTGGCGCGTCCAACCCAAACGTACAGCTCAATTATATGGTGGCATTCAAAGGACCAAGTGCACAGGTTCTATtgggactctgcagtcctgctcggCAGAAGTTCccaatgtacttctgcatctcctccccctagatctCCATagtaaatacgttgtagcgtgcagtgccgagTCCGgttgctgggcagcgaagcccaacggccacagtaacatcctagacgaagtacctcggtgTTTCCCCACGGAGTATGCtacatgcaagctgaacttcgcgTGAAAATCtgctgtggattttccaaccagggccaaatggaagaccggcggcgggttgcgaggttatgacacagtatcctTTACCGAATAAACATAGTGTATTCGAGTCATAGTGTATTCGAGTCGTATGGGcttccaggtttcgccagtgtattccaagcgaaagtactggtgatactggaagtctgtcgatagcTGGAGGGTGATCCTGGCCTCGagggtaacatagccattctgaccgacagcccagtggccatcaaggccttgtactcagcgacgatatCCTTGAAGCTGCTGGAGCAGTGTAGAGACGCGTTGAACAGTCTAGGTAGCACGTTCAAGGTAACCCCCTTTGGATTCCCGTACATAGGAATATAGAAGGGAATGTGTATGCTGACGGATTGACCAGGCGgggctttgctcttggcagcccaTCGGCGGGTAAaatcggtgtctcgctggctgctgtcaagggcggagtctactcgcactattttGCAGGtatcagatggcgaaggcttacaagctgtggcAAGTTCAGGAGGATGTGGCCGCTGTCAAGGGCGGAGTCTACACGCACTACTTAGCaggcctcagatggcgaaggcttaccaacTGTGCCAAGTTAAGGAGGATATAGCCAGCCggtgagagctcctgtgccagacgcgcataaatgcattcaagattacggcagtctgcacaGGGCCCTGGCCCATAGGGTAGTTCGGGTGTAACCACGGGTCAGAAAACTTAGATTTAGATGTTGCAAAGAGTTCTTTGCGTTTCCCAAAGAAGCATGTGGCCTCAGAAGGCGTGTGCTCATCTAACAGCCAACCCAGCGCGTCACCTACCACATTGTTTCGTGCAAGGTCATCTATCAGCTATTTCAGGGAAGGCTCCGTAATGTGGAGCGAAATGAATAATTGAAAGGGTCTTCCACATGAAGCTTCGATCCAACGTTGAAAATGGAGACGGCCTGTTTGCAAAATGGATAGATTTTGGCATGTCTACGTTTGTGCATGCTGTCGATCTAGGAAGAGGCGTAGTTAATTCTGGCAAGTGCTGTGCCGTATTAGCATTGCATGTAAAAAATGAGCTCGTATTTTGACTTCCTCTCGAACAAAATCTTGTTGTCGTGGTTGACCCTGTATTAGTTTACTagtacactaagggtgtccaaaatacatgaagatggaagcaacgGATTATAACTCTCCAgttggtaagaagtcacagatttcGAATCAACCCATTACTTTGAATTCGAGTTGTGGCCGAGGCATgcattttggaggcctcaccagccCACCGGCATTTAGGTCAAGGACCAAACAGGCCAAGTAACGCAGGCTAGCCAGCCAGCGCaggccttccaggaaataatgaagTAACTGGAGgggagattcatcatcatcatcatttatcCTTCACACATTGCCACACTAGCATGAACGAATACTGCGCACACcgcttttggatgcaagaggacaacGGCAGCAGCAAGTAATTTTAGAGCATGGGCTGTTAAATTGGTTAGTCGGAGAACCCTCTGGACGTGTTCTGTTGGATGCATTCGGGTAACTAAACAGGGCACTAGCGaatttccggaacccatacacTTTTAAAGAAAGTGGGCTGGTTTCAGTGCACGTGACATacgtgagctttgcttttaaTTTGAAAGGTAGTGGTAGGATTGAtggcaacaaggccccaggtatAAATGGCGTCCCTTACAGAGCTTTGCAGCTGGCACTGTAGACTAGGCTCGACCATTTCGTTAACCTGGATATTCAAGAATTATCTCTGAGAGAGAAGTCTCTGCTGCAGGACAGATGAGTCCATTATCACAGCCagggtaccacagggctcagtactGATTCCCCAGCTGTGGAATGTTATTTATTATGGAGTGCTTGTACTTCCCGTTCGAGAGGATACGATTTTCATCTTTGTCGATAAGATGGCTGTAGTGATTCCAAAAAAGCGCCCAGATGGTGGAGGGGGGCTACGCGATGGAGATCGTGAGATCAGTAGAGATCTGTTTCACCCTGGCGGACGGGAAAATGGATGCGGAACCATACAAAGAAAAACACGGCGATTGCATTCAGATACGAGtaagatgaggcagtattgctGGCACTAGATATAACTCACGTCAACATTCCACGGAAAGAAATGAGATCATTGTATCCCACAAGACAGAACACAGGAATGCGGCAAGATCAGGCGGCATAGGATGAGTTGTCGCAGCaacggtggacgcacaggctcattcacAATATTAGGGTATGGCTTCAGCGGAATCAAAGAGGGACCCACTACTGCACCAATCAATCCTGCAAGGGATACGATGGTTTCtaaaggcagtatctgcaccactTTGATGGTTCAGTAATCAGTGGCACACAGTAGGATGTACAGCATGTGATTTTTCATGGCCTAAAGTTCAAGAGAAAGAAAAGGAACCTGAATTAAGTACTGGAAAGTAGCGtggagtcagccaaaaaatgatacCTGCTTTTATCAGTTtttaaaatataagcgaaaggctatgcactctgctcttggaggcaaatttcgaaatataagccttaacATAACATTAACGTTCAGGCAGTAGAACGGACCCTAGAAgcatgtcccagatatgatatcaaaatcaaacttggggatttttacagtcaagtagggacggagcctgtattcaggggatacgttggcttcttcttcaatgaaaacggactgcggattattcaattagcagtgtcacatggaATGGTCGTTGgtagtacctagtttgcgcggaaacgtGGGCCTTTCtacacgggaccactttcaatcaaattaacaTATAGGGGTcgcaatataaactcggatcactacctcgttggcatgtttCGCCGGCCTCGTATATCAatgccacctagaatcccctctgataatcaggtgagagttaacactggagCCGTACCCAGAACGTTATCGTtgatatggctacaaacatatttggcctcagttgcaaaaaaaagtcggaatgaatgcaagctagcaaaggaacggaagaatgcagcagtaatgttgcattctcaaagaatgcgtgTACGCCTATCACgaacctatcacgaactccgtcgagcagagaaatgacgtgaaaaggaagcctgggaaaaccaacaagtctgtgaactcgaaaagcacagggagcagGCGCGCAAAGTTTTACAAaaagtcggcaggatgaagccttatacacgtcGATGCACATCTTGCCGAGATAAAgtgggaaatccgatttccgacagaacgagtattttgatgagttactcaatcccgccaactgaagacgacggagaaatgctgccactaccacgcatagaagaaacagttcgtgcaatccaccggcttaaaaaccataagtccccaggagccgatggaatcacaGTCGAATTGGTAAAATATAGAGGCGAACAACTACACGAAGCGGACCATCAACTGATGTTTAAGGTATAAGACATTCTCCtcaatcttgctaggccggatagccctatgcgcctagaacatcattggcccataccaaagaggcttcgtcgactttaaagccagctataacagcatagccaggataaaactggaagaattcggtatcccaatgaaagtgataagactgaccctgatcaacgtgcgaggccagataaaagcaacaggatagCTTTTCAGACCATTCAAGAAACCATttaagaaaaggggatgccctatcatgcgtcctctttaacctgaccctggagaaattgattcgcgatgccgatgtaaatgcgggaGGTACCATCCTTTTCAAATCTACCCAACTACAGAGTcaaacagagtctatttcagcttacgaaaactgttcagctcgaaacgtctcaccatagggtcaaagcttttactgtacaagacaataacgCCAATGACGGTAGAGACCTCATATCTGTCCGAGTTTCGTTGGAGTCCGTGGGAccaactcgagaggcagtcatgCATCGAGCTACTTCCCAAGAGAAGACACCCAAATTACGCTGGAACTAGACGATAGACTGGTGAAGGGCTATGAGAGGAGGGTggtaccacttctcctcggccgTCATGAAAATTCACATCTTGAGATCTCTGGAATTTATCATTCACAATAAGCTAGAAATATTTAGTGTAGGGAATACGCCAGGCAAGAGGTGATAGACAAAACGCTAGGGAATACTCTTATGAATGGGTTGGTTAAGACCTGGAGGGTCTCGGACG
The window above is part of the Hermetia illucens chromosome 3, iHerIll2.2.curated.20191125, whole genome shotgun sequence genome. Proteins encoded here:
- the LOC119651695 gene encoding very long-chain-fatty-acid--CoA ligase bubblegum-like; this encodes MEASTIEIPVRIKDSNVYKTTSLLEPVKLRIGTEGPAAEPPISIPGIFQNSVIKYRNRAALASQDSEGLWNYVSYEEYQDISLHVAKVFIKLGLQPRHSVGILAFNCPEWFYASMGAIHANGISVGIYTTNSSDAVHHVLENSEANIVVVDNAKQMAKIREIKHKLPLLKAAIQLNGPFDEDLLEQNGYYRWSAIKEMKVQDQETELQRRMNDIAVNECCSIIYTSGTTGMPKGVMLSHDNIVWDAHITMKGMAGLTPGEETIVSYLPLSHVAAMNADIYFSLALGNTVYFADRNALKGSLGKTLLDIRPTIFGGVPRVFEKIQEKMSSIEAQTGFIKKSLLSWARSSTWDYWQGVMKGNDYQGIQYRMAKALVLNKIKRALGLDRCKYVMCGAAPISVETKKFFLSLDIYILEMYGLSENVGGHCMCSTQEPDLETVGKPLDGTETNIFNPDEMGQGEVCYRGRHVFMGYVGDEEKTNETLDNEGWMHTGDLGYMSEERCVYLTGRLKELIITAGGENIPPVRIENLLKSELPVLSNCFLVGDRRKYLTVLVTLKTEVDMESGEPLDELSPDTLKWVAQLDLPYKKLSEIIAAGPCPKVSDEIKAAIDRYNKNAISNAQKIQKFAILPSDFSIATGELGPTMKVKRRDVAKKYAQVIDSLYND